In the Elstera cyanobacteriorum genome, one interval contains:
- a CDS encoding DNA-binding domain-containing protein — translation MRLAAFQAEFAAYLCGASEAPPVDPDRATIYRNNVRLSLSAALAANFPVTQAMVGEAYFHQAARRFLRDHLPQRPDMADYGGAFPGFLAQLPEVEAYPFLPDVARTERAMIEAFLAPQAPVLTAAAFASVPPDGFADLRFAAHPSTRLVRSAYAVVDLWAAHQTDHPDLANLDPHQPQAMLIVRRDGRIEWVSLEAEAAKFTSALLSGETIAEAARQLPEDFDLTDALVRLLHAGVFTGLTLPENQ, via the coding sequence GTGAGGCTGGCGGCGTTTCAGGCTGAGTTCGCCGCCTATCTCTGTGGTGCGAGCGAGGCGCCGCCGGTCGATCCCGACCGGGCGACGATCTACCGCAATAATGTTCGCCTGTCGCTGAGTGCCGCGCTCGCCGCGAATTTTCCAGTCACGCAAGCGATGGTGGGCGAGGCCTATTTCCACCAAGCCGCCCGGCGTTTCCTGCGCGATCACCTGCCCCAACGGCCCGATATGGCGGACTATGGCGGGGCGTTCCCGGGGTTCTTAGCGCAACTGCCCGAGGTCGAGGCCTATCCATTCCTGCCCGATGTCGCCCGGACCGAGCGGGCGATGATCGAAGCCTTCCTGGCCCCGCAGGCCCCCGTCCTAACGGCGGCGGCGTTTGCAAGCGTTCCCCCCGATGGGTTTGCCGACCTACGGTTTGCCGCGCATCCAAGCACCCGGCTGGTACGCTCGGCCTATGCCGTCGTTGATCTTTGGGCCGCGCATCAGACGGACCATCCCGATCTCGCCAACCTCGACCCACACCAGCCGCAGGCTATGCTGATCGTCCGCCGGGACGGGCGGATCGAATGGGTCAGCCTTGAGGCGGAGGCTGCAAAATTCACCAGCGCCCTGCTCTCTGGTGAGACGATTGCCGAGGCGGCCCGGCAACTGCCGGAAGACTTCGACCTGACGGATGCGCTGGTGCGGCTTCTGCACGCGGGCGTCTTCACCGGGCTCACCCTGCCCGAAAACCAATAA
- a CDS encoding DUF2282 domain-containing protein, which produces MSVMTSKKTLGMASIAGAVAMAAVAFAATPAAAQAKEKCFGIAKAGQNDCATASSSCAGTSKADNQPDAWKYVPAGTCSGMGGSLQPKKA; this is translated from the coding sequence ATGAGCGTGATGACCTCGAAAAAGACCCTGGGCATGGCCTCCATCGCCGGTGCCGTTGCGATGGCCGCCGTCGCTTTCGCCGCCACCCCCGCCGCTGCCCAGGCTAAGGAAAAATGCTTCGGGATCGCCAAGGCCGGTCAGAACGATTGCGCCACCGCCAGCAGCTCCTGCGCCGGGACGTCGAAGGCCGACAACCAGCCGGACGCCTGGAAGTATGTTCCGGCCGGCACCTGCTCTGGCATGGGTGGTTCGCTGCAGCCGAAGAAGGCCTAA
- a CDS encoding DUF692 domain-containing protein produces MDTLAFRPPPAPVAGLTATALGIGLRAAHHADVSARLATETRLPVDFLEVHAENYLHPGSPPQTLLLELAERVPISVHSIGLSLGSADGVDCIHLDRLAALVAECGPVFVSDHLAWSRVGGQYLNDLLPLPYTSEALDVVCANIDRVQTRLKRPLLLENPSTYLAVPGDWPEGAFMAEILCRTGCGLLLDVNNIYVSACNQGRTPLDWLTDYPLAATVEIHVAGHDLRETSRGPVRIDTHAAPVCPDVWALYHTIITEIGPRPTLLEWDEAIPSLDDLIAEAEKARSLGGLR; encoded by the coding sequence ATGGATACCCTGGCTTTTAGGCCCCCGCCCGCCCCGGTTGCCGGTTTGACGGCGACCGCTCTCGGCATTGGGTTGCGCGCCGCGCATCATGCGGATGTATCGGCCCGTCTCGCGACGGAAACCCGGCTTCCCGTCGATTTTCTTGAAGTTCATGCCGAAAATTACCTGCACCCCGGCAGCCCGCCGCAAACCTTGCTGCTAGAGTTGGCCGAGCGGGTGCCGATTAGCGTTCACAGCATTGGTCTATCGCTTGGGTCTGCCGATGGTGTGGACTGCATCCACCTCGACCGTTTAGCGGCGCTCGTGGCTGAATGCGGGCCAGTCTTCGTGTCGGATCATCTGGCCTGGTCGCGGGTCGGTGGGCAGTATCTTAACGATCTTCTCCCCCTTCCCTACACATCCGAAGCCTTGGACGTGGTGTGTGCCAATATCGACCGGGTGCAGACCCGGCTGAAGCGCCCGCTTCTCCTCGAAAACCCCTCTACTTACCTGGCCGTTCCAGGCGATTGGCCGGAGGGCGCGTTCATGGCCGAAATCCTGTGCCGGACCGGTTGCGGGCTGTTGCTCGACGTGAACAATATTTATGTTTCCGCCTGCAACCAGGGCCGTACCCCCCTGGATTGGCTTACCGATTATCCCTTGGCGGCCACGGTCGAAATTCACGTCGCAGGCCACGATCTGCGCGAGACGTCCAGGGGTCCGGTGCGGATTGATACCCACGCTGCCCCAGTCTGCCCGGACGTTTGGGCACTGTATCATACGATCATCACCGAGATCGGCCCGCGCCCGACCCTGCTGGAATGGGACGAGGCGATCCCATCGCTCGATGACCTTATTGCCGAAGCCGAGAAAGCCCGCAGCCTTGGGGGGCTGCGGTGA
- a CDS encoding DoxX family protein, giving the protein MPLALLGILRTTLETRLTAPLLLLGRYMMAEIFFRAGLVKLASFETTVALFRDEYRTPFLPPDMAAVLATATELTMPVFLLLGFATRLAALPMLAMTAVIQFTYFYHSEHYFWAFVLLTLIIQGPGVWSIDHWLRRRFG; this is encoded by the coding sequence ATGCCCCTCGCCCTATTAGGCATACTCCGTACCACTCTTGAAACCCGCCTGACCGCGCCGCTGCTGCTGCTGGGGCGCTATATGATGGCGGAGATTTTCTTCCGGGCCGGGCTCGTGAAACTCGCGTCGTTCGAGACGACCGTGGCCTTGTTCCGCGATGAATATCGCACGCCGTTCTTACCCCCCGACATGGCCGCAGTGCTAGCGACGGCGACGGAACTGACCATGCCGGTCTTTCTTCTGCTGGGTTTCGCGACCCGGCTGGCCGCCCTGCCGATGCTGGCGATGACCGCCGTTATCCAATTCACCTACTTCTATCACAGCGAGCATTATTTCTGGGCTTTTGTCCTGCTGACGCTCATCATCCAAGGGCCGGGCGTCTGGTCCATCGACCATTGGCTCCGCCGCCGTTTTGGCTAA
- a CDS encoding sugar phosphate isomerase/epimerase family protein, protein MSLEGLSINLATVRQQWGLKDAVEACLKLGINAVAPWRDQVEKQGLAESARIIKDNGVRVTGLCRGGMFPAATPEGLHAAIDDNKRAVDEAAALGADCLVLVVGGLPVGSKDIVGARQMVADGIAATLPHARACGIPLAIEPLHPMYAADRACVNTLGQALDLCDALGDGIGVAIDVYHVWWDPDLATQIARAGRNRQILAHHICDWLVPTKDLLLDRGMMGDGVIDLPGIRRQIEAAGFLGPQEVEIFSAENWWKRDGMEVLQTCIDRFRTVC, encoded by the coding sequence ATGTCGCTCGAAGGATTATCAATCAACCTCGCCACCGTCCGCCAGCAATGGGGGCTGAAGGACGCCGTGGAGGCTTGCCTTAAACTCGGCATCAACGCCGTCGCCCCCTGGCGCGATCAGGTGGAAAAGCAGGGGTTGGCCGAATCGGCCCGCATCATCAAAGACAATGGCGTGCGCGTTACCGGCCTGTGCCGGGGCGGCATGTTCCCCGCCGCAACACCAGAGGGGTTGCACGCCGCCATCGACGATAATAAGCGTGCGGTTGATGAAGCAGCGGCGCTGGGGGCGGACTGCCTCGTCCTCGTCGTCGGCGGGCTGCCCGTAGGCTCAAAGGATATTGTCGGCGCCCGGCAGATGGTTGCAGACGGCATTGCCGCTACCCTGCCCCACGCCCGCGCCTGCGGCATTCCGCTGGCGATTGAACCCTTGCACCCAATGTATGCGGCCGACCGCGCCTGCGTGAACACCCTCGGCCAAGCGCTCGACCTCTGCGATGCGCTGGGGGACGGTATCGGCGTCGCCATCGACGTCTATCACGTTTGGTGGGATCCCGACCTTGCGACGCAGATCGCCCGCGCTGGGCGCAACCGCCAGATTTTGGCACATCATATCTGCGACTGGCTGGTGCCGACCAAAGACCTGCTGCTGGATCGCGGCATGATGGGCGACGGGGTTATCGACCTGCCGGGCATCCGCCGCCAGATCGAAGCCGCCGGGTTCCTCGGCCCGCAGGAGGTCGAGATTTTCTCCGCCGAAAACTGGTGGAAGCGTGACGGGATGGAGGTTCTGCAAACCTGTATCGACCGTTTCCGCACCGTGTGTTGA
- a CDS encoding bifunctional metallophosphatase/5'-nucleotidase: MLFTRTSLLTVSVAALLSAGAVAQQAPAPLKLTILHVNDVHSRLLPINRFSTTCSAKEEEEKKCFGGVARIAYQAQEIAKQVKAAGGQTLFLHAGDQFQGSLMYTVYKGKADLMAVNLLDIDAMSLGNHEFDDGPGVLADFLKGTKFPVLSANTDVSKEPRLQGLIRPYTIVERGGQKIGIIGVTTDDTPITSSPGPTVAFAHEDAPIKRYVAELKALGIDKIIALTHSGWIRDQEIAKNVEGIDVIVGGHSHTLLSNKIKEAEGPYPIVVANKVNKTLIVTAEAYSKYLGRLDVTFDAKGNVTAYEGEPILLDANVPEDKTVRAEIDKLDAPIQTMKAKPVGTAAINLDASVCRKSECLMGNLVADALVWATASKGTEFAIQNGGGVRASIGEGPVTLGHVLTVLPFQNTIATLKLKGSDVVAALENGVSKVEENQGRFPQVSSNLRYSWDPKKPAGSRIVSVEVKRNGSFAPLDPNATYALATNDFMRRGGDGYTVFKTNAVDPYDFGPNLEDAVSSFIAQNSPVQPKLEGRVRQP; the protein is encoded by the coding sequence ATGCTTTTCACCCGCACCTCCTTGCTGACCGTTTCGGTCGCCGCGCTTCTATCGGCTGGGGCCGTTGCCCAGCAGGCGCCCGCCCCGCTGAAGCTGACGATCCTGCACGTCAACGACGTTCACTCGCGGCTGCTGCCGATCAACCGTTTCTCGACCACCTGTTCGGCGAAGGAAGAGGAAGAAAAGAAGTGTTTCGGCGGCGTCGCCCGCATCGCCTATCAAGCCCAGGAAATAGCGAAGCAGGTGAAGGCCGCCGGTGGCCAGACGCTGTTCCTGCATGCGGGCGATCAGTTCCAAGGTTCGCTGATGTATACGGTCTATAAGGGCAAGGCGGACCTTATGGCAGTGAACCTGCTGGATATCGACGCGATGTCGCTCGGGAACCACGAGTTCGACGATGGCCCCGGTGTGCTGGCCGATTTCCTGAAGGGCACGAAATTCCCCGTGCTGTCAGCCAATACCGATGTTAGCAAGGAACCGCGCCTCCAGGGCCTGATTCGCCCCTATACCATTGTGGAGCGTGGCGGCCAGAAGATCGGCATCATCGGCGTGACCACCGACGATACGCCGATCACCTCCTCCCCCGGGCCGACCGTTGCTTTCGCCCATGAAGACGCGCCGATTAAGCGCTATGTGGCCGAACTGAAGGCGCTGGGGATCGACAAAATCATCGCCCTAACCCATAGCGGCTGGATCCGCGACCAGGAAATCGCGAAGAACGTGGAGGGGATCGACGTCATTGTTGGCGGCCATTCCCATACGCTGCTGTCGAATAAGATCAAGGAAGCCGAAGGCCCGTACCCCATCGTTGTTGCCAACAAGGTCAATAAGACCCTGATCGTGACGGCGGAAGCCTACAGCAAGTACCTCGGCCGTCTCGATGTGACCTTCGACGCCAAGGGCAATGTTACCGCCTACGAGGGCGAACCGATCCTGCTCGACGCCAATGTGCCGGAAGATAAGACTGTTCGTGCCGAAATCGATAAGCTTGATGCCCCGATCCAGACGATGAAGGCCAAGCCGGTCGGCACGGCGGCCATCAATCTTGATGCTTCGGTTTGCCGCAAGAGCGAGTGCTTGATGGGGAATCTCGTGGCCGATGCCTTGGTCTGGGCCACGGCATCCAAGGGCACCGAGTTCGCCATTCAGAACGGCGGCGGCGTCCGCGCGTCCATCGGCGAAGGCCCGGTCACGCTCGGCCATGTGCTGACCGTGCTGCCGTTCCAGAACACGATTGCGACGCTGAAGCTGAAAGGGTCGGACGTTGTCGCCGCGCTGGAAAACGGCGTTTCCAAGGTCGAAGAAAACCAGGGCCGCTTCCCGCAAGTGTCGTCCAACCTGCGCTATAGCTGGGATCCGAAGAAGCCTGCGGGCAGCCGCATCGTTTCGGTGGAAGTGAAGCGCAACGGCAGCTTCGCCCCGCTCGATCCGAACGCGACTTATGCCCTGGCGACGAACGACTTCATGCGTCGGGGTGGCGATGGGTACACGGTCTTCAAGACCAATGCCGTCGACCCGTATGATTTCGGCCCGAACCTGGAAGACGCCGTGTCCTCCTTCATCGCGCAGAACTCGCCAGTGCAGCCGAAGCTGGAAGGCCGCGTCCGCCAGCCGTAA
- a CDS encoding Gfo/Idh/MocA family protein, with product MTQASGKRRVALIGTGNRGTKTWGKELLDAFGDQIEIVGICDHNPIRRAYAADFIGSGAPLFDDLTSMLAAVKPDTVIVCTRDCDHDRHAIEAMEAGADVIVEKPMATTAEKCARILEAQKRTGRRVDVGFNYRHAPTSTRIKQELLSGKIGEVVSVDFHWYLDTKHGADYFRRWHANRENSGSLFVHKATHHFDLLNWYLASAPQEVFARASLRNYGKNGVQRGTNCATCPGKSDCAFPLDVAADPWLNGLYGTAHSADGYHRDQCVFRPEIDIPDTMTADILYENGVQVAYSLNTFMPIEGYHLAFNGTKGRIEIRQYEDQPWDEPDVDTILVIQNNRSVEKLKLPFTRGGHFGGDVRLQRMIVERDLPDPYAQRADARAGALSVFCGVAALKSADSGVSVKLADLPGWDLVRG from the coding sequence ATGACCCAAGCGAGCGGAAAACGCCGCGTCGCCCTGATCGGCACCGGCAACCGCGGTACGAAAACCTGGGGTAAGGAACTGCTGGACGCTTTCGGCGATCAGATCGAGATCGTCGGCATCTGCGATCATAACCCCATCCGCCGCGCCTATGCGGCCGACTTTATCGGCAGCGGCGCGCCGCTGTTCGACGATCTCACCAGCATGCTGGCCGCCGTGAAGCCCGATACCGTGATTGTCTGCACGCGCGACTGCGACCACGACCGGCACGCCATCGAAGCGATGGAAGCCGGGGCTGATGTAATCGTGGAAAAGCCGATGGCGACCACAGCGGAAAAATGCGCCCGCATTTTGGAAGCGCAAAAGCGCACCGGGCGGCGGGTGGATGTCGGTTTCAACTATCGCCACGCCCCCACATCAACCCGGATTAAACAGGAACTGCTCTCCGGCAAGATTGGCGAGGTCGTGTCGGTCGATTTCCATTGGTATCTCGATACCAAGCACGGCGCCGACTACTTCCGCCGCTGGCACGCGAACCGCGAGAACTCCGGCTCGCTGTTTGTGCATAAGGCCACCCATCATTTCGACCTGCTAAACTGGTATCTCGCCTCGGCCCCGCAAGAGGTCTTCGCCCGCGCCAGCCTGCGCAATTACGGTAAGAACGGCGTGCAGCGCGGCACCAATTGCGCCACATGCCCCGGCAAGTCGGACTGCGCCTTCCCGCTGGACGTGGCCGCCGATCCGTGGCTAAACGGTCTCTATGGCACGGCCCATAGCGCCGACGGCTACCACCGCGACCAATGCGTCTTCCGGCCCGAGATCGATATTCCCGATACGATGACCGCCGATATTCTGTATGAAAACGGCGTGCAGGTGGCTTACTCGCTCAACACCTTCATGCCCATCGAAGGCTATCACCTGGCTTTCAACGGCACCAAAGGCCGCATTGAAATCCGCCAATATGAGGATCAGCCCTGGGACGAACCGGATGTCGATACCATCCTCGTCATCCAGAACAACCGCAGTGTTGAAAAACTAAAGCTACCCTTCACCCGTGGCGGCCATTTCGGCGGCGATGTCCGGCTGCAACGCATGATCGTGGAGCGCGACTTGCCGGACCCCTACGCCCAACGCGCCGACGCCCGTGCGGGTGCTCTCTCCGTCTTCTGCGGCGTCGCAGCGCTGAAAAGCGCCGATAGTGGCGTTTCGGTGAAACTCGCCGATCTGCCGGGGTGGGATTTGGTAAGGGGCTAA